The Ahaetulla prasina isolate Xishuangbanna chromosome 5, ASM2864084v1, whole genome shotgun sequence genomic sequence CGTTAGATATTTTATGGAAAGGAAACAGGAAATAGAGGACTAATTTACCAAACCCGGGTACAAGACTTCACTTTTTGCCATTTTCAATCCTTGAACTCTGTTCTATCTCTTTCCGACTGCCCTTTCACCCCATAAATAAGTATTATGACACTAAATTTTTAAAGTGTcctcacataaatacaatagcaaGCTGCAAGGGTATCTACATACAGTTCTCTACTGAGGTGAAATGAAGTCTATCTTTTGAAACAGACAAATTAACTTAAAAGAAACTCCAGATATCTATGGTTTGATAGAATTACCTCCTCACTTTTTGTTTCTCCATTTTCTGCAGGCAAACtatcctttatttcttttttgttattatcTTCAGTTTGTTTATCTTTCAGTCCTTTTCTCCCTTTTGTTGAAGCTCTCTTTTCCTCAGACTTAACCTATAATAATTCAGAATAGATAATTCATAAAGGCAATTATCAACCATTGATTGGTAACTTCATTTCTAAAGCACTGGGCAAAGCATACAACAAGTTACTCAAATAAAGCTATTCTTATAAGTTACTTAcaaacaagtagtccttgattcacAATAAgaattgagccctaaatttccattgccaagcaaggcagttgttagtgAGTTTTGCTGGTTTACAATTTTtgctagtcattaagtgaatcactctagatgttaagtgaatcatgtggtcattaaacaaatttggcttcccccattgattttgcttgtcagaagccctctgggaaggttacaaatggtgatctcaTTACCCTAGGACAGTGCAACACACAAaaatacattccagttgccaggcagctgaattttgattatgtcacCATGGAGTTACTATTATAAGTGTGAATACACATCAtgtaacttttttcagttccattgtaagtttgaacaatcactaaatgaatgattgtaagtcaaggacaaactGTATACTACAATATTAAATTTCTGTTGAAAATAGTTTTGcaatttgaaaagttttacaaagctaAGTCATCAGATGGTAAATTATAATAGAGAGACCGTGGTAGTTAATGTGCATATTTTTAAATCATCAGCCAGCTTCCAAAGCAGAGTTCAAGTAATCGAATATACTTCCCACAAAAAATAAATCCTTACCTTTGAAGTGGGCTTTTTTGGTTTTATCTCGACTTTGGCAATGGCCGGTTTCTGAAAGGAACACAAACACATGTTTATTATGCCTCCCTCTTTCTACAAATTGCAATAATAAGTCAATCAAAACTTCTACTCACAGCCGATAATCGTGCGGATCGCCTCTTCGGCTGTTGCAAAACAGAAGGACAAAATCCTGAAGTTAATAGCCTGCTCAGTACTACCTACATAACCTCTTTCCCTCCGTTTCTGTTAGTATTCCAGCCACGCAACACTTACCTCTTCTTCAGCAGGATTCACCTATAACGAAAGTTAATAGTATTAAAAACCGCGGGAGATGACATCGCATGCGCATAACAGGCTGAAACGATACCAGGAGTTGTGACCTCACGGCGCGCACGCCCCCTTTCCCACCGCCGTATCGGGATCACTAAGCTGAGGCCGAGTTGCGCCAAAGGCCACGCAAAATTTAAGAGGCGGGAGTGCGCTCGAAGTTTTCGGAATTACTTCGAAAGGAGGCCAACTCGCGGCCACTAATAATCGCCacgtcccccacccacccctcttggTTCCCTCCACGAGCACCGAAATACTGGGCCTCACGCCGGAGCCGCCACAGAAAACTATTCCAATTTTAAAAGAGAACGCCCTCCcggtcttattttttaaaataaaatttatcaatCATAAAAGAAATGGCAAGATGAGGTAACGATGAGAAAGAGACCGTGCGTCCTTGACGCACGTTAGTGTGCGCGCGCGCCTGTCGCCAACCTTTCTCTTCGGCATGGCTGAGTAAGCTGCCCTCGCCTTTTCTTGTGCTTTATATTTTTTGCCCTTAGCGTCAGGCCGCGCGGGGACTTGTTCTTACAACCGGAGCGGTGACGACTGCTAGTTCTTACTCCAGCCTACGGGAGCCGGATTCTCACTGCTGCGCACAAACTGTCTCTTGACTGctgatctcccccccaccccatcccagcaGCGCCAGCGGCACTGCAACAAGATCCAGCCGGATTGAAGGGAAGAGAGGGCGTGCGCGCGCGCTCTCCTCAGCGCCGCCCTCTCTCGACTGGGCGCGCTCCTTCCTATTGGCCGCCTGACTTGTAGGACAGCTAATACACCTCAACACTCGGCCCCATCTGCAAGGCCAGATTTGTCCCTTTGAATTTGGTCTACCTCGGAGACACGAACGCCTTCTAGGCGGATCTAACCGGGGTTCCGCCCACTTCGCACACGTCACAGTAGAAGTGTGACAGATGGCCACCGCATCTGCGCATTGCTGAACGACTTTTGTGAGGCACCGTCGCGCCGCAAAGATGCGCGCTTGCGCATTTTTGACAAGTGGGCGCTCGCCTCAAGTGTTTGTCCGCTCGCCTAATTATTTATCCTGAGAACAgcgtttctctctcctttttatttGCACATCTCTAACCCAAGACATGACTGAACTACGTGTTGAGGCGAAACATTTGACGACGGAGGGTGGCGCATGGCTTCTCGTCCTGAGCTCCGTGTTCTTATGCAACCTCCTCAAAATCCTTCTACCCTCCTGTTCTTCCATTGTAAGTGTCAATGGTCCATCGGGTTTCCATGGCGACCGCATCTGATGCACTCTTTGACCTTTTATTTCTCAGTAGAAGAGAAACTATTGAATTGTATCCTGGGGATGGAAGAGAGATGCATGAGAGGAAGCATTCTAATGTCGCTTCCtaccccatttttattttctccttaTATTTAATGTGTGGCAACACTTCCCAAAGTAGTATTCTGCTCCAAGTCCAAGATTTGCTAGCTTGCATGGATACAGCAAGTTATATAGCCCCAACAAATGTTTTTTCAGAGATGTTTCCTTGCCAGATTTCTCAATGCCTTCAGCATTGACATCTTCTAATGTACtgccttcactggaaaagttCTTTAGAATTCTGGTAGACATTTGGACATGTATCTTGAAAATAACCTGTTGAGCTGTATAACACAGTTAAAAATGGAAATGCTTTGTGATACTTTGTATCACATCATAAAATGGTTTATTATCATTTTATGTCATTGAATGCTTTATAACATTTGCCAGATTTCAGTTCCACAGGGATCATGGGTTCCATGTTTTGGTCacagttagcccatttgaggtatcttagttcaaaaatggttgccctatgatgcactgcTTTGCCCAGTTAAAAGATACACACAGATTTTAGTATATAGATTCAAAAGGAAATATCCATTGGATCCTGGTGTCAAAGCTGAATAATCATTTGAAGTTTTTAAATGTATCTACAGTAGTTAGAGGAAACTAGTTTTGCTATGGAGTCCATCCTCATGTAAGAATAAAATTAAGGCACTCCTCAAAGCTAGCTTGTCTAACTTCTGCATTtgaccaaaaaataataattgcaaaagggaatcatgaTTCCTAATTAGAACGACATGTGAATTTCTTAGTGTTAGAAAGTTGTCTTTCTAACATTTCATTGGACTCTgcctttctgtaatttttatttattgtcattTCAGTTTGTAGGCAATTTTATTTCCAAAGGCTCCAAGTggcttataaaatattttacaaactaGGATTAAAACTGTTGGAAAAGCAACAACAAGCTACCTGATGTACCAACATTTGAGCTAGTATGTTTTCTGTTATTCTGGAGTGCTTTCCTGAAGAACCATGTTAACAGCTCTCCAAAAATGTAATAGGTAGAATGTGGTCCTCTAGCAAGCTTTCACTCTAAGATTTCACCAGATGAGCTGATTCAGCTTGGAAGAGGAGTCTTACAGTTCTAGTGTGATGAAATTCTAATTCTGGAAATAACCATTTTTTCCAAATATTGCATACAAAGAACCGAACAATATTTGTTATGAATGTTgtgattattttatgtaatggtatGTTAGACActcatttaaaattatgaaataagACTAAATAGACTTTTAGACTTCCTTTTCTCTTTATCAGATATCTAGGTTGCTACAAAAGGATGCTGAACAGGAATCTGAAATGCGATCTGATATTCAGAGCATGAAGCAAGAACTTTCTACCATTAGTATGATGGATGAATTTGCCAGATATGCTCGATTAGAAaggaaaattaataaaatgactGATAAGCTTAAGACAAATGGTACAGATTTGTTAACTATATTTGTATAATTTCAGTTCATTTTTGCCAGCTTTTTTCAAAAGCGTTGCTAATCTTATGATTTCATAGGTACAAAATGAAATATGGTGATATTGAAATGCATTTTGACTGGGGATTAAGCTGTATGCTGGCTCATCTTATATTCTTATGTAAAAACTTtagctttttaaagaaattaaaagttatatatgcacttttaattcaaattaactgtagatttattttttaaaataatgcatttttcatttaattaattGGAATTGCTTAAAAcgattttttttacaagtttcTGTGTATGTATACATTCACTCTAAGATTCAATTTATTTCACATGTAACATTTTTCAATACAGGTTATCAAAACTCAGCATAGATTTTTGAAAGAATCTGATTTTTGTATGACATTTCTCAAGTTGCTGAAATAGTAGAAATACGttttaataacaatatttaaatttgacatatatatatatatatatatatacacacacacacaaatacaggtATAGATATTTGcatgtatgtataaatatatgaatatatgcaatatatatatgtatataacatgCAATACACACAGATATATGTAtctacacacacatgtacacatgcatgtgtgtgtgtgtgtgtgtgtgtgtgtgttttctgaggttttcgcgggtgtttgtatataggtctttggttatttgggttttctcccgcataaaattggaagtgtcttggcgatgttttgacgaaatctcattcgtcatcttcaggctggtgttttcagcttcgtgcttctaggagcaatgtgtgatcgcagctgtttcttccttttaactgctagtgggggtttgaattgattgggtgggagcttggttgtgttctgattgggtggaggtgtgttctgattggatgggggggttggctgtgctctgattggctgggagtgtgttcCCCAGAGAAAGAACACACCCCCAGTTAATCAGAGTACAgccaacccccccatccaatcagagcacagccaagtccccaaccaatcagaacatacctccacccaatcagaacacagccaagctcccacccaatcagttcaaacccccactagcagttaaaaggaagaaacagctgcgatcacacattgctcctagaagcacgaagctgaaaacaccagcctgaagatgatgaatgagacttcgttgaaacgttgccaagacacttccaattttacacgggagaaaacccgaataaccaaagacctacatacatacatacatatgttagtaacatggttaagtgaatctggtttccccattgacttttgttgtcagaaggttgctaaaggtgaccacatgaccctgggacactgcaactgtcataaatatgagtcacttgctaagcatccaaattttgatcatatgaccatagggagtgctacaacagttgtaagtgtgaaaaatggtcataagtcactatttccagtgctgtaacttcgaacagtcactaaacaaatgattataagtcaaggattacctatatgtacacatgtgcatgtgcatatacatacatacacacagtatTCTATGTTTTTGGAATTTCTGTTTtgattgaaaaaaaggaaaatgaaataaaatagatataaataagcaaaaacaaGTAAATAGGGATGAAATAAAATTTGCCATAAAATATAACTTCTGTTTATATAAATCACagattattgttttttattaacaGTGAAAACACGAACTGCTCAACTAGCCAAAATAAAGTGGGTAATAAATATTGTGTTCTACATTTTGCAAGTAAGTAAATTTGAATTATGTACACTAAAGATACATGTTGTAAAAATAAATTCTCTATATAGTAGCTTAAaactattaattattaataaaaataactacATAGAAAGTAAGATTAGAACTTCTTTCCATATGTCTGTCTTTTTCTTAGTATTAGCTTTGTACATGTATGGTACTGTTTCATACAAAGAGCcattcatttgtctgaaataattgcAATTTACAATCAAATCAGACAGATTTGTTAATTAAACCATATGATTTttccttgtcctgcctttctTTTGAGCAATTAATCATATAATGTTGGGTTGAGTGATGTGCATCCTGATGTGGCTGGAAAAGAATACCTCAGTTCCTTTCCTTGAAATGCAGAGCCAAATCAAGAGTGAGGCAAAAAGTAATCatgtttctgatgttttttgAAATAAAAGTATCGTATGAATAGACCTGAATTCATGCAAGTGCATTTTCACAAAATGGTATAGTTACATCACAGTAAGCTTCAGAGATATCTACCATAGTTACTGTAGTAAAAATACAATGGCTTTGTTTGCATCTTTCAAacatat encodes the following:
- the HMGN1 gene encoding non-histone chromosomal protein HMG-14 isoform X1; this translates as MPKRKVNPAEEEPKRRSARLSAKPAIAKVEIKPKKPTSKVKSEEKRASTKGRKGLKDKQTEDNNKKEIKDSLPAENGETKSEEDPVSDTPGEKEEKSE
- the HMGN1 gene encoding non-histone chromosomal protein HMG-14 isoform X2, producing the protein MPKRKVNPAEEEPKRRSARLSAKPAIAKVEIKPKKPTSKVKSEEKRASTKGRKGLKDKQTEDNNKKEIKDSLPAENGETKRPSI
- the GET1 gene encoding guided entry of tail-anchored proteins factor 1; amino-acid sequence: MTELRVEAKHLTTEGGAWLLVLSSVFLCNLLKILLPSCSSIISRLLQKDAEQESEMRSDIQSMKQELSTISMMDEFARYARLERKINKMTDKLKTNVKTRTAQLAKIKWVINIVFYILQGALMISLIWKYYSEPVTVLPSKWLAPLERLVAFPTGVAGGVGITCWLVVCNKVVAIMLHPFS